In Mongoliitalea daihaiensis, one DNA window encodes the following:
- the mdh gene encoding malate dehydrogenase, producing the protein MTKVTVVGAGNVGATCADVLAYREIAEEIVLLDIKEGMAEGKALDIWQKAPINQYDSRTVGSTNDYSKTADSDVVVITSGLPRKPGMTRDDLIETNAGIVKTVTENVVKYSPNAIIIVVSNPLDVMTYQAHITSKLPRTKVLGMAGILDTARYRAFLAEELNISGKEIQAILMGGHGDTMVPLPRYTTVAGIPVTELIAADKLDAIIERTKFGGGELVKLMGTSAWYAPGSAAAQMVESILKNQRRVFPVCIKLDGEYGIDDCYLGVPVILGKNGVEKVIELDLNADEKALLEVSRGHVKEVMNVLDKLSSK; encoded by the coding sequence ATGACAAAAGTAACTGTAGTTGGAGCAGGTAACGTAGGTGCTACCTGTGCGGATGTTTTGGCTTACAGAGAAATAGCTGAAGAAATTGTTTTATTGGACATCAAAGAAGGTATGGCTGAGGGTAAAGCTCTAGATATCTGGCAAAAAGCTCCAATTAATCAATATGATAGCAGAACTGTTGGTAGTACAAATGACTACTCAAAAACAGCAGATTCAGACGTTGTCGTAATTACTTCAGGTCTTCCGAGAAAGCCAGGAATGACCCGCGATGATTTGATCGAAACCAATGCGGGTATTGTTAAAACTGTTACAGAGAATGTAGTAAAATATTCTCCAAACGCTATTATTATTGTGGTTTCCAATCCATTGGACGTCATGACGTATCAGGCACATATCACGTCCAAACTTCCAAGAACAAAAGTTTTGGGAATGGCTGGAATTTTGGATACTGCCCGTTACAGAGCATTCTTGGCCGAAGAGTTAAATATCTCTGGTAAAGAAATCCAAGCTATTTTGATGGGTGGTCACGGTGACACCATGGTCCCTCTTCCGAGATATACCACAGTTGCTGGTATTCCCGTGACGGAGTTGATTGCTGCAGATAAGCTAGATGCAATTATTGAGCGCACCAAATTTGGTGGTGGCGAGTTGGTAAAATTGATGGGTACTTCTGCATGGTATGCGCCAGGATCTGCTGCTGCTCAAATGGTAGAATCTATCTTGAAAAACCAGCGCAGGGTATTCCCTGTATGTATCAAGCTTGATGGCGAATACGGTATCGATGATTGCTACTTGGGTGTACCTGTAATCCTTGGTAAAAATGGAGTTGAAAAAGTCATTGAACTAGATCTAAATGCTGACGAAAAAGCTCTTTTGGAAGTGTCTAGAGGTCATGTAAAAGAAGTAATGAACGTATTGGATAAGTTATCTTCCAAATAA
- a CDS encoding Crp/Fnr family transcriptional regulator translates to MINPFSRTFSVSELEIFEFFMQVGFFEKLKHVEMAKFLPALHYRTYYKDEVVFFSGDPSQAFYMVRSGLINLSIDIKDNFEKIHEVRKNEAFGENSLLENQKRIYTAIVASDQADLLVIPHFALQEIFDNNTKIKAKMMTALAEFYNKNNHRLFKSYKSSFGFFNLSEMFGSNENL, encoded by the coding sequence ATGATCAATCCATTTTCACGTACGTTTTCAGTTTCTGAATTAGAAATCTTTGAGTTTTTCATGCAAGTGGGTTTTTTTGAAAAGCTCAAGCATGTGGAAATGGCTAAATTTCTACCAGCCTTGCATTACCGTACGTACTATAAAGACGAGGTAGTGTTTTTCAGTGGAGATCCTAGTCAGGCATTCTATATGGTCCGATCGGGACTGATCAATTTATCGATTGATATCAAAGATAATTTTGAAAAAATCCACGAGGTCCGGAAAAATGAAGCTTTTGGTGAAAATTCTTTACTTGAAAATCAAAAAAGAATCTACACCGCGATTGTTGCATCTGATCAAGCGGATTTATTGGTGATTCCACATTTTGCCTTACAGGAAATTTTTGATAACAATACCAAAATCAAAGCTAAGATGATGACCGCATTAGCAGAGTTTTATAACAAAAACAATCACAGGCTTTTCAAGTCTTATAAAAGTTCATTTGGCTTTTTCAATTTATCAGAAATGTTTGGTTCGAATGAAAATCTATAG
- the tilS gene encoding tRNA lysidine(34) synthetase TilS, which produces MLGDFISYIRSKNLLDPQKKYLLAISGGVDSVALGHLLHLSGITFDVATVNFNLRGTDSEEDFTFVQGLATRWGVGFHGQVVPLEVWDKLSNESIQMKARTLRYEWLEDLVIHHAYEAVLVAHHFEDQLETIWLHLLRGCGIDGIYGMAERRGHIIRPLLNFRKESLVTFMESNGFTWREDRSNQKDIYQRNFIRNQVLAQVEQGFPKGLKQMAESFGRIKDTGKAFHHLYERWKNEEVVREGEYEYLKISSFKTIPGRHSMLFYWLRDTGFSSAQVEDILQAVDDNQVGKLFHSFAHTLNVDRENLLLGNRKNEFLPFEIEHTDVACSIHGQGYDILRIQKNSFVDHSSENAMMDVSSLIFPLKVRNWELGDRFLPLGMNKEKKISDFLVDLKVSMIQKRDVKVMLSGEKIVWVIGLRISELVKLKGSTQEVIYFKKKAHP; this is translated from the coding sequence ATGCTCGGAGACTTTATCAGCTATATACGTTCAAAAAACCTTTTGGATCCTCAAAAAAAATACCTTCTAGCGATTAGCGGTGGAGTTGACTCTGTTGCTTTGGGTCATTTGTTACATTTATCAGGGATTACTTTTGATGTTGCAACAGTCAATTTCAATCTTCGGGGAACAGATAGTGAAGAAGATTTTACGTTTGTACAGGGATTGGCCACTCGCTGGGGTGTAGGGTTTCATGGTCAAGTAGTCCCCTTGGAGGTTTGGGATAAGCTTTCCAACGAAAGCATACAAATGAAGGCGCGTACTTTACGCTACGAATGGCTAGAAGATCTAGTTATTCATCATGCGTATGAGGCGGTGTTGGTTGCACATCATTTTGAAGATCAATTAGAAACAATTTGGTTGCATCTTTTGAGAGGATGTGGAATTGATGGGATTTATGGAATGGCTGAGAGGCGAGGTCATATTATTAGACCTCTTTTAAATTTCCGAAAGGAATCCTTGGTGACTTTTATGGAAAGTAATGGCTTTACATGGAGAGAAGATCGAAGCAATCAAAAGGATATATATCAACGGAATTTTATCCGCAACCAAGTATTGGCCCAGGTCGAACAGGGGTTCCCAAAAGGCTTAAAGCAGATGGCAGAGAGCTTTGGAAGAATAAAAGATACTGGGAAAGCATTTCATCATTTGTATGAGCGTTGGAAAAATGAAGAAGTTGTCAGGGAAGGTGAATACGAATATTTAAAAATTTCCTCTTTTAAAACAATACCAGGAAGGCACAGCATGCTTTTTTATTGGTTGAGAGATACAGGTTTTTCTTCCGCACAGGTAGAAGATATTTTACAGGCTGTTGATGACAATCAGGTTGGTAAACTCTTTCACTCCTTTGCTCATACGCTCAATGTAGATAGAGAAAACCTCTTATTAGGTAATCGAAAAAATGAGTTTTTGCCTTTTGAAATTGAGCATACAGATGTTGCATGTTCGATTCATGGTCAAGGATATGATATTTTGCGCATTCAGAAAAACAGTTTCGTCGATCATTCTTCTGAAAATGCCATGATGGATGTTTCAAGCCTGATTTTCCCTTTGAAGGTCAGAAATTGGGAGCTTGGTGATCGGTTTTTGCCATTGGGAATGAATAAGGAAAAAAAGATCAGTGATTTTTTGGTAGATTTGAAAGTGTCAATGATTCAAAAAAGAGATGTGAAGGTTATGCTTAGTGGAGAAAAAATTGTTTGGGTTATTGGCCTTCGAATCAGTGAACTCGTAAAACTAAAGGGAAGTACCCAAGAGGTTATATATTTCAAGAAAAAAGCACACCCATGA
- a CDS encoding OstA-like protein — protein MRQLILLFAFYFCLTSYPLAFGQGDNLLEIQQAELLQGASGFERLLLNVRMKHQNSLIYCDSAHFYREENMAKLFGNVRIVDTKDPIVTTSRYAEYDGNTRMAKLRNNVILKNDGTTLYTEFLDYDRTTGIANYFNNGKVVDSTNVLTSRLGTYETSIEKITFTEDVVLVNPDYTLKTNFMIYRTVPKTAETVGLTNIVSKEGDLLNAQKGSFYDTENKIFRFFEGDVENERSRVYGDILYYDEKLQYYEGRNNVAVLNKERNVEVFGDEGKYWEDRKYSIVTGNAMVQRYFERDTLYVIADTLISQDSELAEERFMNAFRNVQMIKEDFKGKSDSLSYNFADSTVHLYRDPILWNEKSQITADSIHFLIANEDIDRVFLRKNAFNITKDTIGNFNQIKGRKMTGYFLEGKINRFHIEGNGESLYFDLIGDSTLRGMNKILCSSIMMFFEDGNIQKINWLVKPEGSFLPPHMLKEEDRLLEGFVWREEEKPSLEEFFIWRTPKRKENKGNSLFDKPEVIIPLPSDDEIQKALDEKKN, from the coding sequence ATGCGACAACTTATCCTTCTATTTGCTTTCTATTTTTGCCTCACAAGCTATCCGCTAGCTTTTGGCCAAGGGGATAATTTATTGGAAATCCAACAAGCAGAACTGCTTCAAGGTGCTAGTGGATTTGAACGATTGTTGCTAAATGTCCGCATGAAACACCAAAACTCGCTCATCTACTGTGATTCGGCACATTTTTACAGAGAAGAAAATATGGCAAAACTATTTGGAAACGTCCGCATTGTAGACACTAAAGATCCAATAGTAACTACCAGCCGCTATGCAGAATACGATGGCAACACGCGCATGGCCAAACTCCGAAACAATGTAATCCTGAAAAATGATGGCACCACTTTATATACAGAGTTTTTGGATTACGATCGGACCACTGGGATTGCCAATTACTTCAACAATGGAAAAGTGGTCGATAGTACCAATGTGCTTACAAGTAGACTGGGGACCTATGAAACAAGCATTGAAAAAATCACTTTTACCGAGGATGTAGTACTTGTCAATCCTGATTATACGCTCAAAACTAACTTTATGATTTATCGGACGGTTCCGAAAACAGCCGAGACGGTAGGGTTGACGAATATTGTTTCCAAAGAAGGTGATCTTCTAAACGCCCAAAAAGGAAGCTTTTACGATACCGAAAATAAAATCTTCCGCTTTTTTGAGGGAGACGTAGAGAATGAACGAAGCAGAGTGTATGGTGACATTCTCTATTATGATGAAAAACTTCAATATTATGAAGGACGGAATAATGTCGCTGTCCTAAATAAAGAGCGAAATGTAGAAGTCTTTGGAGATGAGGGGAAATATTGGGAAGATAGGAAATATAGCATCGTGACAGGAAATGCGATGGTACAGCGCTACTTTGAGCGAGACACGCTATACGTAATTGCAGATACTCTAATTTCCCAGGATAGTGAGTTAGCCGAAGAACGGTTTATGAATGCATTCCGAAATGTTCAGATGATTAAAGAGGATTTTAAGGGGAAGTCAGATTCCTTGTCTTACAACTTTGCAGATTCAACCGTACACCTCTACCGCGACCCCATACTATGGAATGAGAAATCACAAATCACAGCAGATAGTATTCATTTTTTAATTGCCAACGAAGATATTGATCGGGTCTTTTTGCGCAAAAACGCCTTCAACATCACCAAAGACACCATTGGTAATTTCAATCAAATCAAAGGAAGAAAGATGACGGGCTATTTCTTAGAAGGTAAAATTAACCGTTTCCACATTGAGGGAAATGGAGAGTCTTTATATTTTGATTTGATTGGAGATTCCACCTTAAGAGGGATGAACAAAATCCTTTGCTCCAGTATAATGATGTTTTTTGAAGATGGCAATATTCAAAAAATCAATTGGTTAGTAAAACCTGAAGGTTCATTTCTTCCACCTCATATGCTCAAGGAGGAAGATAGACTATTAGAAGGCTTCGTTTGGAGAGAGGAAGAAAAGCCATCCTTAGAAGAGTTTTTCATTTGGAGAACACCCAAAAGAAAGGAAAATAAAGGCAATAGTCTCTTTGATAAACCTGAAGTAATCATACCACTCCCTTCGGATGACGAAATACAAAAAGCGTTGGACGAAAAGAAAAATTAA
- a CDS encoding T9SS type A sorting domain-containing protein produces the protein MRQILLILACLIMLPWYSWGQVRVLSENTNFTGKIGTTQRKSLIIQNESSQAKEYALRSLKGNVGSSQNLKVCLGDKCFDPKRELGKIKFTLGPGEIYTDLYLELDLGISEVRGSFDLQFIQGTNSRDMFTIEAVYDVYAPNASDTMHKDISLGEIYPNPSNRIAQIDYEYKNPNATAKIVVNSFIGNPIAEYQLDPLQKSLAINVANLNPGIYFYTLFVDNKNIVTKKLVVKK, from the coding sequence ATGAGACAAATCCTTTTGATATTAGCTTGTTTGATCATGCTGCCATGGTATTCTTGGGGTCAGGTTCGTGTGTTGTCAGAAAATACCAATTTTACAGGTAAAATCGGAACCACCCAACGCAAGTCATTAATCATTCAAAATGAATCCTCTCAGGCTAAGGAATATGCCTTAAGATCATTAAAAGGGAATGTAGGAAGTTCGCAAAACCTGAAAGTTTGTTTAGGTGATAAATGTTTCGATCCTAAAAGAGAATTGGGCAAAATCAAATTCACCTTAGGCCCTGGAGAAATATACACAGATCTTTACTTAGAGTTAGATTTGGGAATATCCGAGGTAAGAGGAAGTTTTGATCTTCAATTCATTCAAGGAACTAATAGTAGAGATATGTTTACAATCGAAGCTGTATATGACGTATATGCTCCAAATGCATCAGACACTATGCATAAGGATATATCCTTAGGTGAAATTTACCCCAATCCAAGTAACCGGATTGCTCAAATCGATTATGAATACAAAAACCCAAATGCCACAGCAAAAATTGTGGTAAATAGCTTTATTGGCAACCCAATTGCAGAATATCAATTAGACCCACTACAGAAATCCTTGGCTATCAACGTGGCTAACCTCAATCCAGGTATCTATTTTTATACCCTTTTTGTGGACAACAAAAATATAGTAACAAAAAAACTCGTTGTTAAGAAGTGA
- a CDS encoding outer membrane protein assembly factor BamD: MNKYLIHSILFISSLSFSSCGKFYKLEKSTDWEVLYEAANKYYNEGEYNKAIILYDKVLPVIRGSEKAELADFNYAYSHFRTKRYIESAGYFNTFYQTYNRSPLAEEALFMNAYSLYQDSPDYNLDQKSSKDAVNAIQLFINRFPQSDSYERAMTMINDLQVRFEEKAYQEAMLYLRMTEGLFPGDFYRACIISFQNFAKNYPDSKYNEELAYKLVEVSLKYGANSAFDKKEDRLKDVAKFTDQFKRRYPDSKYTSSVENYFKKSEAELIAHAKVKKEFEERRAKAEEAAAAATVPETATSGPATNNN, translated from the coding sequence ATGAATAAGTACCTCATCCATAGCATCCTTTTTATCAGTTCTCTTTCATTCAGTTCTTGTGGCAAGTTTTATAAACTTGAGAAAAGCACTGACTGGGAAGTGTTGTATGAAGCTGCTAACAAATATTACAACGAGGGAGAGTACAACAAGGCCATTATCTTATACGATAAGGTCTTGCCTGTAATCCGTGGAAGTGAAAAGGCTGAACTAGCAGACTTCAACTATGCATACAGCCACTTTCGAACCAAACGCTACATAGAATCTGCTGGATATTTTAATACATTCTACCAAACTTACAATCGAAGCCCATTGGCAGAGGAAGCATTGTTTATGAATGCTTATTCCCTTTATCAGGACTCCCCGGACTATAATTTGGATCAAAAAAGCAGCAAAGATGCTGTAAATGCCATTCAGCTTTTTATCAATCGTTTTCCACAATCTGACTCTTACGAGCGAGCCATGACGATGATAAATGACCTGCAAGTAAGGTTTGAAGAAAAGGCTTATCAAGAAGCAATGCTTTACTTACGAATGACAGAAGGCCTTTTCCCAGGTGATTTTTACAGAGCATGTATTATTAGTTTCCAGAATTTTGCTAAAAACTATCCTGACAGTAAGTATAACGAAGAGTTAGCATACAAATTAGTAGAGGTATCACTTAAATATGGTGCCAATTCAGCTTTTGATAAAAAGGAGGATCGTTTGAAAGATGTAGCCAAATTTACAGATCAATTCAAAAGACGATATCCTGATAGTAAATACACCTCATCCGTTGAGAATTACTTCAAAAAATCTGAAGCTGAACTTATTGCACATGCAAAAGTGAAAAAAGAATTTGAAGAAAGAAGAGCGAAAGCGGAAGAAGCAGCCGCCGCAGCCACAGTACCAGAGACCGCTACTTCTGGACCAGCAACGAACAATAACTAG
- a CDS encoding DNA-directed RNA polymerase subunit omega, whose amino-acid sequence MAVNPSIITRDLDKLATNTGNIYESIHTIGQRAKQISSTMKEELNNKLSEFASTVDNLEEVFENKEQIEISRFYERMPKPSTLAMEEFLEGKVHYRMPEESSEG is encoded by the coding sequence ATGGCAGTCAATCCATCCATCATTACCAGAGATCTGGATAAGTTAGCAACTAACACTGGCAACATTTATGAATCAATTCACACTATTGGACAGCGTGCGAAGCAGATTTCTTCCACAATGAAAGAGGAATTGAATAATAAATTATCTGAATTTGCTTCCACTGTTGATAACCTTGAAGAGGTTTTTGAAAATAAAGAGCAAATTGAAATCTCTCGCTTCTATGAAAGAATGCCAAAGCCAAGTACGCTTGCTATGGAAGAATTCTTAGAGGGAAAAGTTCATTACCGTATGCCAGAAGAATCCAGCGAAGGTTAA
- the coaBC gene encoding bifunctional phosphopantothenoylcysteine decarboxylase/phosphopantothenate--cysteine ligase CoaBC: MHLDGKKILLGVTGSIAAYKAAHLTRLLVKEGAEVQIIMSTSALDFITPLTLATLSKGPVHHQFADSATGVWTNHVELGMWADLFLVAPISANTLAKFAQGICDNLLTATYLSAKCPVMVAPAMDLDMYLHPAVKENLQRLADFGNIILEAESGELASGLNGQGRLMEPEHILEHVTQFFQESQTFRGKKILITSGPTQEAIDPVRFISNHSSGKMGAAIAEAFASKGADVTVILGQGAKKPHHTGIKIHTVRSAQEMYEVTQIHHHQADICVFAAAVADYTPKDIATEKIKKSDDQMQITLVKNVDIAFALGKKKKQGQIHVGFALETENEVFHAKSKLEKKNFDLIVLNSMRDQGAGFQYDTNKVSIFFKNGKSLTTDTLHKDEVAKLIVDCVKDLPIEI, from the coding sequence ATGCATTTAGACGGTAAAAAAATTTTATTGGGAGTCACTGGAAGTATTGCTGCTTACAAAGCCGCACACTTAACAAGACTTCTTGTAAAAGAAGGAGCAGAAGTGCAAATCATTATGAGCACTTCTGCTCTTGATTTTATAACACCTTTAACTCTGGCCACTCTCTCCAAAGGCCCGGTACATCATCAGTTTGCGGATTCCGCAACCGGTGTTTGGACCAACCATGTGGAATTAGGGATGTGGGCGGATTTATTTTTAGTGGCTCCGATTTCTGCCAATACCCTTGCTAAATTTGCTCAAGGAATCTGTGATAATTTATTAACAGCAACCTATTTATCGGCAAAATGCCCTGTTATGGTAGCCCCAGCAATGGATTTGGATATGTATCTTCATCCTGCTGTCAAAGAAAACCTTCAAAGACTAGCTGACTTTGGAAATATTATTTTAGAAGCTGAATCAGGTGAATTAGCTTCTGGACTGAATGGTCAGGGACGCTTGATGGAGCCTGAACATATCCTTGAACATGTTACTCAATTTTTTCAAGAGAGTCAGACTTTTCGAGGTAAAAAAATCTTGATCACTTCAGGTCCCACGCAAGAGGCGATCGATCCCGTACGGTTTATCTCCAATCACTCTTCCGGTAAAATGGGGGCCGCTATTGCAGAAGCTTTCGCTAGTAAGGGTGCAGATGTAACCGTAATCCTTGGGCAGGGCGCCAAAAAGCCACATCATACAGGTATTAAAATACATACTGTCAGAAGTGCTCAAGAAATGTATGAGGTGACCCAAATTCACCATCACCAAGCAGACATCTGTGTGTTTGCGGCGGCAGTTGCAGACTACACTCCTAAAGATATTGCAACTGAAAAAATCAAAAAGTCAGATGATCAGATGCAAATCACGCTAGTGAAAAATGTGGATATTGCCTTCGCTCTGGGAAAGAAGAAAAAGCAAGGACAAATTCACGTAGGCTTTGCTTTGGAAACAGAAAATGAAGTGTTTCATGCAAAATCAAAATTAGAAAAGAAAAATTTTGATCTAATTGTTCTCAACTCCATGAGAGATCAAGGTGCTGGATTTCAATATGACACGAATAAAGTCAGCATCTTTTTCAAAAATGGAAAAAGCCTCACGACAGACACCTTACATAAAGATGAAGTAGCTAAACTGATAGTTGACTGCGTGAAAGACTTACCAATTGAAATTTGA
- the porD gene encoding type IX secretion system protein PorD yields the protein MNFLRILAILLLVCTHLSAQELNFTVIINSDRARTMETNVFQDMKSNFEQFLNGRSWTNDQFSANERIKGNMLLTIGDMTQAGSYNATVQIQSIRPVFGTNYETMVLNFIDRNWSFDYIASQPIEFNRFSFLNNISSLLSFYAYISLGFDYDSFSLKGGDPYFEIANTIVNNAQSSTRIGWTPSNSDRRNRNALITDVYTSSVMAPIRESIYLYHRKGLDLLITNPEEAYANIVAALKLVAEANQIQPNSILTIAFMDAKSEEVSNILKRAPMEIRTEAVALLLKIDPTNAKRYNDILKG from the coding sequence ATGAACTTTCTACGAATCTTAGCGATCCTACTTCTTGTCTGCACACATCTATCCGCGCAAGAACTCAACTTTACTGTCATCATCAACAGTGATCGAGCGCGTACAATGGAGACGAATGTCTTCCAAGACATGAAATCCAATTTTGAACAGTTTCTGAATGGGAGATCATGGACCAACGATCAATTCAGTGCTAATGAACGCATCAAAGGGAACATGCTTCTAACCATTGGAGATATGACCCAAGCTGGAAGCTATAATGCAACAGTTCAAATTCAATCTATCCGACCCGTTTTTGGCACCAATTATGAAACTATGGTCCTCAACTTTATTGATAGAAACTGGTCTTTTGATTACATCGCCTCTCAACCAATAGAGTTTAACAGATTTTCTTTTTTGAACAACATCAGTTCCTTGCTTTCGTTCTATGCCTACATTTCACTGGGCTTTGATTACGATAGCTTTTCTTTGAAAGGCGGAGATCCTTATTTTGAAATCGCCAACACTATCGTCAATAATGCCCAATCCTCTACACGGATCGGATGGACTCCTAGCAACAGTGATCGAAGAAACAGAAATGCATTAATTACAGATGTATATACTTCTTCAGTCATGGCCCCTATCAGGGAATCCATTTATTTATACCATAGAAAAGGGCTAGATCTTTTGATTACTAATCCTGAAGAAGCTTACGCAAATATAGTGGCTGCGCTCAAATTAGTGGCAGAAGCTAATCAAATACAACCCAATAGTATACTCACCATTGCATTTATGGATGCTAAAAGTGAGGAAGTCAGCAATATTTTAAAAAGGGCACCCATGGAAATCCGAACAGAAGCTGTAGCCTTATTGTTAAAAATTGACCCCACGAATGCCAAAAGATACAATGATATATTGAAAGGCTAG
- the recN gene encoding DNA repair protein RecN has protein sequence MLKSLRIQNYALIQSLEMNPSKSLNMITGETGAGKSIMLGAVGLLLGNRADSKTLHDPENKCVVEGVFELSTYQLQHFFEQHDLDYEPECIIRREISPAGKSRAFVNDTPVVLDILKDLGKSLMDVHSQHDTLMLGDGSYQLSLIDAYASTQKELEYYQETFASFEQSKKRLRTLQKEAADLQKEADFNKFQLDELATLRLEAGEQAMLEEEQEILENAEEIKSKIQEVLNQLEDEQFGILRMLSQTSHGVQHLSKLTHKFDSLQERTQSAWIELQDIAASLEEEDQKIEVDFERLEEVRERLSKIYQLQKKHGLDSVEALILLEESLAEKVLKAENLDEDLEKLEKELQLQEKNMLEAGKKLTKKRTESFLPFAQELTKLLQQLGMENADIQLEQTSIAPTKLGLDQLDILFSANKGVKPQALKQVASGGEFSRLIFAIKYIMADKMALPTLIFDEIDTGVSGEVALKMVKMMQNIADKHQVICISHLPQVAAKGDHHYFVYKDHSAEKTISRMKLLEKDARVEAIAQMIAGASPSEAAFESARELLKN, from the coding sequence ATGCTCAAATCACTCCGTATACAAAATTATGCCTTAATCCAAAGCCTGGAGATGAATCCAAGCAAGTCACTCAACATGATTACAGGCGAAACTGGGGCAGGTAAGTCGATTATGCTTGGAGCAGTGGGTTTATTATTAGGCAATAGAGCAGATAGCAAAACCTTGCATGATCCAGAAAACAAATGTGTGGTAGAAGGTGTTTTTGAGCTCAGTACTTATCAGCTGCAGCACTTTTTTGAACAGCATGATCTTGATTATGAGCCTGAATGCATTATCCGGAGAGAAATAAGCCCCGCAGGAAAATCAAGAGCTTTTGTCAATGATACCCCCGTAGTACTTGATATTCTCAAAGACCTTGGAAAGTCTTTGATGGATGTACACTCCCAACATGACACACTGATGCTCGGGGATGGTAGCTATCAACTTTCGTTGATCGATGCCTACGCATCTACCCAAAAAGAGCTCGAATACTATCAAGAAACATTCGCCTCGTTTGAGCAAAGCAAAAAAAGATTGCGTACCCTTCAAAAAGAAGCAGCTGATCTTCAAAAAGAAGCAGACTTCAACAAATTTCAATTAGATGAATTGGCTACTCTGCGGTTAGAAGCAGGGGAACAAGCAATGCTCGAGGAAGAGCAGGAAATCCTTGAAAATGCAGAGGAGATCAAGAGCAAAATCCAAGAGGTTCTCAATCAGTTAGAAGACGAGCAATTTGGCATTTTACGCATGCTCTCTCAAACGAGTCATGGCGTCCAACACCTGAGCAAGCTCACCCATAAATTTGACTCCTTACAGGAACGCACCCAATCTGCTTGGATTGAGTTGCAAGATATTGCCGCAAGTTTAGAAGAAGAAGACCAAAAGATCGAAGTAGATTTTGAAAGGCTTGAGGAAGTCCGCGAACGATTAAGCAAAATTTACCAACTGCAAAAGAAGCACGGGCTTGATTCGGTGGAAGCTTTGATATTATTGGAAGAATCCTTGGCAGAAAAAGTATTGAAAGCAGAAAACCTTGACGAGGATCTTGAAAAGCTTGAAAAAGAACTTCAATTGCAGGAGAAAAACATGTTGGAAGCAGGGAAAAAACTAACAAAAAAACGCACTGAAAGCTTCCTCCCTTTTGCGCAGGAGTTAACGAAGTTGTTGCAGCAATTGGGGATGGAAAATGCAGACATTCAATTAGAGCAGACATCGATTGCCCCAACCAAACTTGGATTAGATCAGCTGGATATTCTATTTTCTGCCAATAAGGGTGTAAAGCCACAAGCCTTGAAGCAAGTAGCGTCTGGTGGGGAATTTTCTAGATTGATTTTCGCCATCAAATACATCATGGCCGATAAAATGGCCTTACCAACTCTGATTTTTGATGAAATTGACACAGGTGTATCAGGGGAAGTTGCACTCAAAATGGTCAAAATGATGCAAAACATCGCAGATAAACATCAAGTTATATGTATTTCGCACCTGCCTCAAGTTGCCGCCAAGGGAGACCATCATTACTTTGTCTACAAAGATCACTCTGCTGAAAAAACTATCAGCAGGATGAAATTACTTGAAAAAGATGCGCGTGTCGAAGCAATTGCCCAGATGATTGCGGGTGCCAGTCCATCTGAAGCAGCCTTTGAAAGTGCACGTGAACTGCTTAAAAACTGA